The nucleotide window AGAAACCCTTCTCCTGATCGGCTACTTCATCAATAATCATGGTGGCGATATTTTCCCGTACGATAACGTCCAGTCCATCAAACGGTTCATCCAAAATGATATAGGTGGCGTTCGATGACAGCGCCAGAATCATGTTGACCAGGGCGCGCATCCCCTTAGACAAACGCCGATACTGGCTGTTTCGATTGAGCTTAAAGTCAGCCAACAGCTGCATATAGCGTTCCTGATCAAACCTGGTATACACCAGTTTGAAAAAATCTGGTAGCTCCCATAACCGGTAGTTGTTTAAAAAGTTGTATTGTGTGTCCAGAAAGAAGAGCCGTTGTTGCAACGCTGGTTTGGTGAGCGTGCTGGTTCCATCAACCAGCACTTCGCCCCCGTTAGCGACGTAATGATTCATCATCGTTCGAAAGAGCGTGGTCTTCCCCACACCGTTCCGACCAACCAAACCAATAATTTCACCAGGCGCCCAC belongs to Levilactobacillus yonginensis and includes:
- a CDS encoding ATP-binding cassette domain-containing protein — its product is MTLQVKQLSKQIDKRPIIEDISFEWAPGEIIGLVGRNGVGKTTLFRTMMNHYVANGGEVLVDGTSTLTKPALQQRLFFLDTQYNFLNNYRLWELPDFFKLVYTRFDQERYMQLLADFKLNRNSQYRRLSKGMRALVNMILALSSNATYIILDEPFDGLDVIVRENIATMIIDEVADQEKGFLISSHDLNELDGLSDRVLLLKDAKLLHDYNLEDVRSKAKKLQLVFNDKEIPAVLKAHSQVIRASGRVLVVVITDYTPEIDQELRALHPVLFEELPLTLEDLFRANLAHDTGYQLIK